The Pempheris klunzingeri isolate RE-2024b chromosome 1, fPemKlu1.hap1, whole genome shotgun sequence genome includes a region encoding these proteins:
- the fah gene encoding fumarylacetoacetase, which produces MSFIKVDATSDFSLHNLPYGIFSTPENPKHRIGVAIGDQILDLSVVKSLFQGPVISKHQDVFDQPKLNAFMALGYEAWREARRTLQVLLSANESPLRDDVSLRSRAFVHQSAATMHLPADIGDYTDFYSSRDHATNVGTMFRGKENALMPNWLRLPVGYHGRASSVVVSGTPIRRPSGQMRPDQTKPPVFGPSKQLDIELEMAFFVGGGNQLGEPIPINKAHEHIFGMVLMNDWSARDIQAWEYVPLGPFLGKNFGTTISPWVVPMEALLPFAEPNPIQDPEPLPYLQHQDPYTFNMNLFVSLTGQGMGEAATICKSNFKYMYWTMKQQLTHHTVNGCNVRPGDLLASGTISGPDPESFGSMLELSWRGSKSIDLGGGETRTFLKDGDKVTITGYCQGDGYRVGFGPCVGTILPALQH; this is translated from the exons ATGTCTTTCATAAAAGTAGATGCAACATCTGATTTTTCCCTCCATAACCTCCCTTATGGAATATTCTCCACACCTGAAAAT CCCAAACATCGCATTGGTGTCGCCATTGGAGACCAGATACTGGACCTTAGTGTGGTGAAGTCTTTGTTTCAAGGGCCTGTGATTTCCAAACACCAGGATGTCTTTGACCAG CCCAAACTGAATGCCTTCATGGCTCTTGGTTATGAGGCCTGGAGGGAGGCCAGGAGGACTTTGCAAGTGTTGCTGTCAGCCAATGAGAGCCCTCTGAGAGATGACGTCAGTCTTCGGAGCAG AGCATTTGTCCATCAGAGTGCCGCCACCATGCACCTGCCTGCAGACATCG GCGATTACACCGACTTCTACTCCTCCAGAGATCACGCCACCAACGTTGGCACCATGTTCCGGGGGAAGGAGAACGCTCTGATGCCAAACTG GCTGAGGCTTCCAGTGGGATACCACGGTAGAGCATCATCAGTGGTTGTCTCCGGGACCCCCATTCGCCGCCCCTCAGGCCAGATGAGACCTGACCAGA CGAAACCTCCTGTCTTTGGCCCGTCGAAGCAGCTGGACATCGAGCTGGAGATG GCCTTCTTTGTTGGAGGAGGGAATCAGCTTGGGGAGCCCATTCCCATCAATAAAGCCCATGAACACATCTTTGGCATGGTACTCATGAATGACTGGAGCG CCAGGGACATCCAGGCGTGGGAGTATGTTCCTCTGGGTCCTTTCCTGGGGAAGAACTTCGGGACAACCATCTCACCCTGGGTCGTCCCCATGGAAGCGCTGCTCCCATTTGCAGAGCCCAACCCCATCCAG GATCCAGAGCCCCTCCCCTATCTGCAGCACCAGGACCCTTACACGTTCAACATGAACCTGTTTGTGTCGCTAACAG GACAGGGCATGGGGGAGGCAGCAACCATATGCAAGTCAAACTTTAAG TACATGTACTGGACCATGAAGCAGCAGCTCACCCATCACACAGTCAACGGCTGTAATGTTAGACCAGGAGACCTGCTGGCCTCTGGTACCATCAGTGGACCT GATCCAGAGAGTTTTGGCTCCATGTTGGAGCTGTCATGGAGGGGATCTAAGAGCATTGATttgggaggaggagaaaccaGAACCTTCCTGAAGGACGGAGATAAAGTCACCATCACAG GTTACTGTCAAGGAGATGGATACAGGGTGGGCTTTGGACCCTGCGTGGGTACCATCCTCCCTGCCCTTCAGCACTGA